In a genomic window of Bacteroidota bacterium:
- a CDS encoding alkaline phosphatase D family protein, which translates to MKRLTHVIVAILMLLTVVLPLKSAAQWITHGPIIGAVGPDSASVYIRSTFAMSFDLEYSTDPQFGSGVSTLSSATSPNLDNSKIVSLQGLVPSTRYYLRFKFSGQIDSTQGSFKTFPVSGQAGHYVLTAGSCQETADMDVFLEIPRHDPDLFIHLGDWTYPSYQLPSNYPEDWSMVELSYRKRYEEINMREMLRDLPVDYVYDDDDFTEGGSTRNYYNDILDSTVGLLTYHRIVETYVPDSVRRNVIKGYQQFFPHYGLVDTSEGIFHKFTLGNAEVFFLDTRSTASPLSSTLKLDTQSGQYSFDPGPDNTLLRQIQMNWLLDGLRNSTADWKVICIGNVFNKSEKRYIDFGLQSQLVNVPGVGSGFSFATAFSNNWSGFPTDQNRLLNFIDSLGLKDIFILSGQSHNNVVDDGTNAGLPELNASGLSVADRSLSQQMQLLSLFGLPALTDSLWNGGGNGLNGGSLNNGFGKVEIFGRDSCRLSAVDKVGDVMGSVLLLHSSLLSAANNAEPVLEWQVSPIPSNDQITIRLGNPPFVADFQLVNEFGAVVRSGRMVGGEYVMSIDRLPAGVYALRIVQGARSDVRRVVIAR; encoded by the coding sequence ATGAAGCGTTTGACGCATGTTATTGTTGCTATTCTGATGCTTTTGACGGTGGTTTTACCGTTGAAATCGGCCGCACAATGGATCACCCACGGACCAATTATTGGGGCTGTCGGCCCTGACAGTGCATCCGTTTACATCCGAAGTACGTTCGCGATGAGCTTCGATTTGGAATATTCCACCGATCCCCAATTTGGGAGTGGCGTATCAACGTTGAGTTCGGCGACGAGCCCCAATCTCGACAATTCGAAGATTGTTTCACTTCAAGGATTGGTGCCTTCGACGCGTTATTACCTCCGGTTCAAATTCTCAGGGCAAATCGATTCAACGCAAGGCAGCTTCAAAACCTTTCCCGTTTCCGGTCAAGCAGGCCACTACGTGCTGACGGCAGGTTCCTGTCAAGAAACCGCCGATATGGACGTATTTCTCGAAATTCCACGACACGACCCCGATCTTTTCATCCACCTCGGCGACTGGACCTATCCGAGTTATCAATTGCCGAGCAACTATCCCGAGGATTGGAGCATGGTAGAATTGAGTTACCGCAAGCGTTACGAGGAAATCAATATGCGCGAGATGTTGCGGGACTTGCCCGTGGACTATGTCTATGACGACGACGACTTCACCGAGGGGGGCAGCACCCGCAATTATTACAACGACATCCTGGATTCGACAGTGGGCCTCCTCACCTATCACCGCATTGTGGAAACCTATGTGCCCGACTCCGTGCGCCGAAATGTGATTAAAGGCTATCAGCAGTTTTTTCCGCATTATGGCCTCGTGGACACCAGCGAAGGGATTTTTCACAAGTTCACTTTGGGAAATGCAGAAGTGTTTTTCCTGGACACGCGCAGTACGGCGAGCCCCCTCAGCAGTACCTTGAAACTGGATACCCAATCCGGCCAATATTCCTTTGATCCGGGGCCGGACAATACCCTTCTACGGCAAATCCAGATGAATTGGTTGCTCGATGGACTCCGCAACAGCACAGCAGATTGGAAGGTGATTTGCATTGGCAATGTGTTCAACAAGAGTGAAAAACGCTACATCGACTTTGGATTGCAGAGTCAATTGGTGAATGTACCCGGGGTCGGATCGGGATTCAGTTTTGCGACGGCTTTCAGCAACAATTGGTCGGGTTTTCCAACGGATCAGAACCGGTTACTCAATTTCATCGACAGTCTGGGATTGAAGGACATTTTCATTTTGAGTGGCCAATCGCATAACAATGTGGTCGACGATGGAACCAATGCCGGCTTGCCGGAATTGAATGCCAGCGGATTGAGTGTCGCGGACCGCAGCCTTTCCCAGCAAATGCAATTGCTTTCCTTGTTTGGGTTGCCGGCATTGACCGATTCCCTGTGGAATGGCGGCGGAAACGGACTCAATGGTGGGAGCTTGAACAATGGCTTTGGCAAGGTCGAGATCTTTGGACGCGATTCCTGCCGGTTAAGCGCTGTCGACAAAGTCGGCGACGTGATGGGAAGTGTTTTGTTGTTGCATTCTTCCTTACTGAGCGCAGCAAACAATGCTGAGCCCGTCCTGGAATGGCAAGTCTCTCCAATCCCGAGCAATGATCAAATCACGATTCGCCTCGGCAACCCACCTTTTGTGGCGGATTTCCAGCTTGTGAATGAATTTGGTGCCGTGGTGAGATCAGGTAGAATGGTTGGGGGTGAATATGTGATGTCGATCGATCGGCTACCTGCGGGCGTGTATGCCTTACGCATCGTGCAAGGCGCACGGTCGGATGTGCGAAGGGTCGTGATTGCGCGCTAA